One Weissella ceti DNA window includes the following coding sequences:
- a CDS encoding PD-(D/E)XK nuclease family protein: MLNLKFGTASADHEYALLEDMKQLLEADPEAQLFYIVPNHIKFESEINVLTRLSKMMGHEGRAIAVPRVQVFSLSRLAWYYMQDDALYQNANVSKDGLAMLVQRLLRDAKDELALYGNMLSKPGFISQFTDQLLEIKQANLSWDEVTALSEDDQTPETLQRKMHDLSLIGERLEDYLQKQGRYLNSDLLQALKLFLRTDKVDLSKHHFFINRYSQMTNGEAGVVESLITEAANVTLALPSDAGSASLREAQTDENDLFFKPKVLGRRFQYVAQDAGIETNVVGIDAQRQMSTTMHSVEDFWIHYEQTGVPTEAGIVQNDELLVWQSNTAYQEIEQMARQIRQEVATGDARYRDYLLMARDLNPYTNMIPAIFKRMGIPYFMDADKQMNTHPLVAFIKQLLGLERLTTRTIMQLLKNELLVPSEIEITEYREALAITENYVLAKNIQGWQWTSDDAWQYDWKAASVDNESAQAKLSFRNHQLALIHEQVSQVIVPFLETMKNAQNTEMMVRHLYRFLTENGVSDRLLGWRDEAIEQGDLFRGQQPEQVWQTLMNLLDDFVDIFGNEKMSISDLRETLVAGFDSATYTGIPATMDQVRITESGIVQGQNYKTAIIFGATAQQLPATTRTKAILNDGDRETLLPLLPESAKLRDTADKQMAEESLLMYNAMMSTTNRLIWSYPTSDGDSGLSASSYIVRLQAHYKNLAVKAFAALPDPTSDDVAQFVGSPATTLAHVIRMAQMAQLNKLPVSAAWQSVQQQVSQLEPKMTMNLMKSLSYHNQVSALSMNLVDAIFGRDLKLSVSRLQTYARNPYEFFLSYGLKLKERQVLQLTPADKGTFIHAGFEHFFMTLIQQNQVLGELSDAEIKTRVADSMHTILNGDDASLEIFKSSAQMTYLTEQMINQVANTILKMKRGQPTNHRVQTIGVETTFGLGEDGLPPVKYTLDNGNLTLRGKIDRMDIMKSGDQEFVTVVDYKSSARDFKLNKVIAGLELQLMTYWAALSQNSETPVGGALYWNAQAPWIKATDLSTTDNWAELVTASESVQTTNAKYAGVLTKDDAYLETLEPQEGQPSLYGFSRTKTGAISKTGNNTYDEDELDILTTFNDYQIRRIGNEILTGNFALTPFKEGNESTGLTNSPYKPVMMFDAAIGNQYNDISAFPTKRADALQFMQEEMEEEE, translated from the coding sequence ATGTTAAATTTGAAGTTCGGCACAGCTAGTGCTGATCATGAATATGCCTTGTTAGAGGACATGAAACAGTTACTGGAAGCTGATCCAGAAGCGCAATTATTTTATATTGTGCCTAACCACATCAAGTTTGAAAGTGAAATTAATGTCTTAACACGACTATCCAAAATGATGGGGCATGAAGGCCGTGCAATTGCAGTACCACGAGTACAAGTATTTTCATTGAGCCGTCTGGCCTGGTATTACATGCAAGATGATGCGTTGTATCAAAATGCGAATGTCTCAAAAGACGGTTTAGCTATGTTAGTGCAACGACTTTTACGTGACGCTAAAGATGAATTGGCACTGTATGGCAACATGTTGTCGAAGCCAGGATTTATCAGTCAATTTACAGACCAATTATTAGAAATTAAACAAGCCAACTTATCTTGGGATGAAGTGACCGCATTAAGTGAAGATGATCAGACACCTGAAACTTTGCAACGTAAGATGCATGATTTGAGCTTAATTGGGGAACGCTTAGAAGATTATCTACAAAAACAAGGACGCTATTTGAATTCAGACCTACTTCAAGCACTGAAGTTATTTTTGCGTACCGATAAAGTCGATCTATCAAAGCATCATTTCTTTATTAACCGTTATTCACAAATGACCAATGGAGAAGCCGGGGTCGTTGAGTCGTTGATTACGGAAGCAGCTAACGTTACTTTAGCTTTGCCATCAGATGCAGGATCAGCAAGCTTACGTGAAGCGCAAACAGATGAAAATGACTTGTTCTTTAAACCGAAGGTATTAGGGCGTCGCTTCCAATATGTGGCGCAAGATGCAGGGATTGAAACCAATGTTGTTGGGATTGATGCGCAACGTCAAATGAGTACAACTATGCATAGTGTAGAAGACTTCTGGATTCACTATGAACAAACAGGAGTACCGACTGAAGCTGGTATTGTGCAAAATGATGAACTACTGGTGTGGCAATCAAATACGGCCTACCAAGAAATTGAACAAATGGCGCGTCAAATTCGTCAAGAAGTCGCCACTGGCGACGCACGTTATCGTGACTATCTATTGATGGCTCGTGATTTGAACCCATACACGAACATGATTCCTGCGATTTTTAAGCGTATGGGTATTCCATACTTTATGGATGCGGATAAGCAAATGAACACGCATCCATTGGTTGCGTTTATTAAGCAACTATTGGGCTTGGAACGTCTAACGACACGGACAATCATGCAATTGTTGAAGAATGAATTGTTAGTACCAAGTGAGATTGAAATTACAGAATATCGTGAAGCATTAGCAATTACTGAAAACTATGTGTTAGCTAAGAACATTCAAGGATGGCAATGGACATCAGATGACGCATGGCAATATGACTGGAAAGCAGCCTCGGTTGATAATGAATCAGCTCAAGCAAAATTATCTTTCCGTAATCACCAATTGGCTTTGATTCATGAGCAAGTGAGCCAAGTCATCGTACCGTTCTTAGAAACAATGAAGAATGCGCAAAACACAGAGATGATGGTGCGTCACCTGTACCGTTTCTTAACCGAAAATGGGGTGAGTGATCGATTGTTAGGCTGGCGTGATGAAGCGATTGAACAAGGAGACTTGTTCCGTGGACAACAACCAGAACAAGTTTGGCAAACGTTGATGAACCTATTAGATGACTTTGTGGATATCTTTGGAAATGAAAAGATGTCGATCTCTGACTTACGTGAAACGTTAGTCGCCGGATTTGATAGTGCTACTTATACAGGTATTCCAGCTACGATGGACCAAGTGCGTATTACTGAAAGTGGAATCGTGCAAGGACAAAACTATAAGACAGCCATTATCTTTGGCGCCACTGCGCAACAATTGCCCGCAACAACACGCACGAAGGCAATTTTGAATGATGGTGATCGTGAAACATTACTACCGCTATTACCAGAATCCGCAAAATTACGTGATACCGCAGATAAACAGATGGCTGAAGAATCACTTTTGATGTATAACGCGATGATGAGTACAACTAATCGTCTAATTTGGTCATATCCAACTAGTGATGGTGATAGTGGATTAAGTGCTTCTAGCTACATAGTGCGTCTGCAAGCACACTATAAGAACCTTGCAGTAAAGGCATTTGCGGCCTTACCAGATCCAACGAGTGATGATGTGGCCCAATTCGTGGGCTCACCCGCAACAACATTGGCGCATGTGATTCGTATGGCACAAATGGCGCAATTGAATAAATTACCAGTAAGTGCGGCCTGGCAAAGTGTGCAACAACAAGTCTCTCAACTAGAACCGAAGATGACAATGAATTTGATGAAGAGTCTGTCATACCATAACCAGGTTTCAGCGCTATCTATGAATTTGGTGGACGCCATCTTTGGTCGTGATTTAAAGTTATCAGTCTCACGTCTACAAACGTATGCACGCAACCCATATGAATTCTTCTTATCATATGGACTGAAGCTGAAAGAACGCCAAGTCTTGCAACTGACACCCGCGGATAAGGGAACTTTCATTCACGCAGGTTTTGAGCACTTCTTTATGACATTGATTCAGCAGAATCAGGTGTTAGGCGAATTATCAGACGCTGAAATTAAAACGCGTGTTGCAGACTCAATGCATACAATCTTGAATGGGGATGATGCATCGCTAGAAATCTTTAAGAGTTCTGCGCAAATGACTTATTTGACGGAACAAATGATTAATCAAGTGGCGAATACGATTTTGAAGATGAAGCGTGGTCAACCAACAAACCATCGTGTACAAACAATTGGTGTTGAAACAACCTTTGGTTTGGGTGAAGATGGATTACCACCCGTTAAGTACACACTAGATAATGGTAATTTGACGCTACGTGGAAAGATTGACCGTATGGATATTATGAAGTCGGGTGATCAAGAATTCGTGACCGTGGTGGACTACAAATCAAGTGCACGTGACTTTAAGTTGAACAAGGTTATCGCAGGGCTTGAATTACAATTGATGACGTACTGGGCGGCACTGTCGCAAAATAGTGAGACACCAGTTGGTGGGGCACTATATTGGAATGCACAAGCACCTTGGATTAAAGCGACTGATTTATCAACGACTGACAATTGGGCTGAATTGGTGACTGCTAGTGAATCAGTTCAAACCACCAATGCCAAGTATGCTGGAGTATTAACGAAGGATGACGCCTATCTTGAAACGCTAGAACCACAAGAAGGGCAACCTAGTCTATATGGTTTCTCACGCACCAAAACGGGTGCCATTAGTAAGACTGGAAACAATACCTATGATGAAGATGAATTAGATATTTTGACGACGTTCAATGATTATCAAATTCGTCGTATTGGAAATGAAATTCTGACGGGAAACTTCGCCTTAACACCGTTTAAAGAAGGTAATGAATCAACCGGACTAACGAATAGTCCATACAAGCCAGTTATGATGTTTGATGCGGCGATTGGAAATCAATATAACGATATTAGTGCATTCCCAACGAAACGCGCTGATGCATTGCAATTCATGCAAGAAGAGATGGAGGAAGAAGAATGA